The following coding sequences are from one Gossypium hirsutum isolate 1008001.06 chromosome A12, Gossypium_hirsutum_v2.1, whole genome shotgun sequence window:
- the LOC107906954 gene encoding uncharacterized protein, whose amino-acid sequence MSSKHEILDNRPIDKWKVIELKEELKRRKLTTRGLKKDLVKRLDEAIRAERENNTANEADNGFNYDEGVEKAMPSIVEKVEDDGGSGLKLKDDVIDCATASGHGVVQTEITLAHTLVTEVPVVGQNLQISKLEENVNSNIQVENDGPKLEVERDDPKAQLGNEDGMRASSALNNQVSEINTISTDSVSGNEKIELKDTVIDDNAKQSLDVVPMDDEQPLENKASVDERDDKNDTTTNISSKNDSGEMWYSEKLNLDRSSADESMEEDLLETKQIDPKCTSDEIGENSVENEEGMPPVVRDGSSTDRKDVFVVPAEKRKFYDDEAIGNIEATKRHKWNSDNLQVVVQQATNHTVTNNTSEDSPGERLVPPSQKPPSTSLRVDNFLRPFTLKAVQQLLGKTGIITSFWMDHIKTHCYVTYLSVEEAIETRNAIYNLQWPPNGGRLLVAEFVDPHEVENRVESPPPTTTVTDNCGFTAHQQQVSEQQPLSPPPPEEPDSPMLTLDDLFRKTKATPKIYYLPLSEEQVAAKQATHYRHTKHW is encoded by the exons ATGTCATCAAAGCACGAAATACTTGATAATCGACCAATTGATAAATGGAAGGTTATAGAGTTGAAAGAAGAACTCAAGAGACGGAAGTTGACAACTCGAGGCTTAAAAAAGGACTTGGTAAAACGGTTAGATGAAGCTATTAGGGCAGAAAGGGAAAACAATACTGCAAATGAGGCAGATAATGGTTTTAATTATGATGAAGGGGTCGAGAAAGCAATGCCAAGTATTGTAGAGAAAGTTGAAGATGATGGTGGTAGTGGGTTGAAGTTGAAGGATGATGTTATTGATTGTGCGACTGCTTCGGGTCATGGAGTAGTTCAGACTGAAATAACACTTGCCCACACTCTGGTAACGGAGGTACCAGTGGTTGGACAAAATTTGCAGATCTCGAAACTAGAAGAAAATGTGAATTCTAACATCCAAGTGGAGAATGATGGTCCGAAGCTTGAGGTGGAGAGGGATGATCCCAAGGCTCAGCTGGGGAATGAGGATGGCATGCGTGCCTCTTCTGCTTTGAACAATCAGGTATCTGAGATCAACACTATTTCTACTGATTCTGTGTCAGGTAATGAAAAGATTGAACTAAAGGATACCGTAATTGATGATAATGCGAAACAAAGCCTAGATGTTGTACCGATGGATGATGAACAACCACTTGAGAACAAGGCATCTGTTGATGAGAGAGATGACAAGAATGATACAACTACAAACATAAGCAGTAAAAATGACAGTGGAGAGATGTGGTACTCTGAGAAATTAAATTTAGATAGAAGTTCTGCCGATGAATCAATGGAGGAAGATTTGCTTGAAACTAAGCAAATTGATCCAAAATGTACTTCTGATGAAATAGGAGAAAATAGTGTGGAAAATGAGGAGGGAATGCCTCCTGTTGTACGAGATGGTTCATCTACAGACAGAAAGGACGTCTTTGTTGTTCCTGCTGAGAAAAGAAAGTTTTATG ATGATGAAGCTATTGGGAACATTGAGGCTACGAAAAGACATAAATGGAACTCTGATAATTTACAAGTTGTAGTGCAGCAAGCCACTAATCATACAGTGACCAACAACACTAGTGAAGATTCACCCGGAGAACGACTTG TTCCACCTTCACAAAAACCTCCGAGCACTTCACTTAGAGTTGATAATTTTCTTCGGCCTTTTACCTTGAAAGCGGTGCAACAACTTTTAGGCAAAACTGGGATAATTACAAGCTTCTGGATGGACCACATTAAGACCCATTGTTATGTTACA TATTTATCTGTGGAAGAAGCAATAGAGACACGAAATGCCATTTATAACCTGCAATGGCCACCTAATGGGGGTCGTCTGTTGGTGGCTGAATTTGTTGATCCTCATGAAGTTGAAAATCGGGTGGAAAGTCCACCACCAACTACAACTGTCACCGACAACTGTGGTTTTACTGCTCATCAACAACAGGTTTCTGAACAGCAGCCTCTTTCACCACCTCCTCCAGAGGAACCGGATTCTCCTATGCTAACCCTTGATGACCTATTTCGAAAAACCAAAGCAACTCCTAAGATCTATTATTTGCCTCTGTCAGAAGAACAAGTTGCTGCAAAGCAAGCTACACATTACAGACACACCAAACACTGGTGA